The nucleotide sequence TCTTTTTACCTCTATTTCTATAATTATTATTTTACCATCATTTGAGCTTTTAAAAATGCTTCAACGGTTTGATTAAAACAATCGGGTTCAACTAAAAATGACCAATGATTACCCGCCACCCGTTCAATTTTTAACTGGGTTAAATACTGTTGATAAGGTTTTAATTGCCAGTCCATACGATTAACTCCCTTTTCTGGTTGAATTAATAATGTGGGAATCTTAATATTTTCTGTTAACCCTGGAACTTCCATCACCTGTTCAAAAATTTCATTTCTAGCCGGAATTCCAAATTTACTTCCCCAAGTTCCATCTCGTTTTTGTTCCATTCCTGCTTCAAATAATTCCTGTTGTAAATCACTCCATCCCGCAAATTGAGCTAATTGTTTAGCTTGATTTTCAGCCTGTTCAAAACTAACAAAGGGGCCGATTAATTTTAAACAATCTAACTGACGATACAAAAGGGGTAGAGTTAATTTAAACAAACCGGGAAGTTTCATAATAAAAATTGGATCAACTAAAATCATACTATTAAATCGTTCAGGATTCTGTTTTGCCCAAATCGCTGCCATTTTACCCGTCCAAGAATGTCCTAAAATATGAGCTTTTGACCAATTCAAATGATCCATTAATGCTTCTAAATCTTCAATAACTTCCGTAAAGGTATATCCCTTATCAGGTTTACTACTTTCTCCATGTCCTCGCATATCCGGTGCTATAATATGATAGCGATCGCTCAATTTCTCTCCTAACTTTTTCCAAACCAACGCTTGATCTGCTAACCCATGTAATAATAAAAGATTTGTATCCGACGAACAGTTAACCGCAGAATTCCATTCTAAATAAGAGAGGTTAGCCGTTGATAGGGATAAGGTTTTTCTAATATAACTCATGGTTTTACCCTCTGAAAATAATAAATTAGCAAACTGGATATTTTCAGTATAAAGGATTAGATCTCTCTATATCAATCCACGCCAAGGTTGTAATATTTTATTGTAGGGGTTTGGTTTTCAAACCCTCTTTGCGCCTGGATTTGGAAGGACATTTCCCCTACAGGCATTGCTATAGTATAGGATAGATGATTAGAAAAAGCTTGTGATTTCAGCCCTTAAGTTAGGGTTTGTTACTGACCCTAGGTTTAAAAATGATCTAATTTTAGGTAAAATATGAGATAATAATATCAATTTTTTCTCAATTTTATTTTGTAAAATAACCAAAGCATCATGCAAGCATCTACAGAGTGGCAACAGGTAAAAACTGCCTTTAAAAAGATTTGGGGTTATGATGATTTCCGACCTCCCCAAGGGGAAATTATTAAAAGCTTGCTAGACTACAAAGATGCTTTAATTGTCATGCCAACGGGAGGGGGTAAATCAATTTGTTTTCAACTTCCAGCCTTATTAAAAACCGGATTAACTTTAGTGATCTCGCCGCTTGTGGCATTAATGGAAAATCAGGTACAAGAACTTCAAGATCTCAAACTTCCCGCCGCTTTAATTCATAGCCAATTATTGCCCCAACAACGTCGCAATACCTTACGTTTAGTTGAACAAAATCAATTAAGACTTCTCTATCTTTCTCCTGAAACTCTATTAAGTTCTCCCGTTTGGAGTGTGATTTCTCAACCCCAAGTTAAAATCAATGGTTTAATCTTAGATGAAGCCCATTGTTTAGTCCAATGGGGGGATACCTTTCGCCCTGCTTATCGACGTTTAGGGGCTATTCGGGCAACTTTATTAAAACTAAAACCTGCGGGAACAAAAATAGCGATCGCAGCCTTTACAGCCACCGCCGATCCTGATGCTCAAGCTATTATTAAACAGGTTTTAAACCTCAAAAATCCTCAACAATTTCTTCTCAGTCCCTATCGATATAATTTAGAATTAAACGTTAAAACAGTTTGCACTCCCAGAGGACGACAACAACAATTAATCCAATTTATTAAACCTCGAAAAAACCAAACAGGTTTAATTTATGCCCGCACCCGTAAAGACTGTGAAGAATTAGCCCAATGGTTACAAACTCAAAATTATTCAACCGTTGCATATCATGCGGGTTTAGGTTCTGATGAACGCCGGAAAATCGAAAAAGATTGGTTACAGGAAAAGATTAAATTTGTGGTTTGTAGTAGTGCCTTTGGCATGGGAATTAATAAAAGTAATGTTCGCTGGGTTGCCCATTTTCAACCTCCTTTTTTATTATCAGAATATATTCAAGAAGTGGGACGGGCGGGGAGAGATGGTCAACCTGCGATCGCATTAACAATTATTAGCGAACCCACAGGTTTTTTCTATCCTGAAGATAAACAACGGCAAAATTATTTAAAAGAAAACCTACAAAAACAATATCAATTAGCCAATCAATTAATCAAGAAACTTCCCTTAAGAGGAAATATAGAAACGGTTTCTGAACAATTTAATAATAGTGCGATCGCCCTTTCAATATTACACGCCCAAGGACGCTTAATCTGGCGTGATCCGTTTCACTATGAAATGCAATCTAAACCTGCTAAATCAACTTTGGATATAAATAATAAAGCCATTCAACAAATGAATCAATACTTAAAAACTCGTCAATGTCGGTGGCAATTTTTATTACAAGCGTTTGGATTCAATTTAGATCAGTCCTTAAAAAAATGTGGTCATTGCGATCGCTGTAAACAAAAAAAATAGTAGAATAAACTATTCCTAACCTTATTAACCGAACTCAAACAATGGAAACTAACATTCCCGAATCAACTTTGACTGCTGAAAAACACCGCTTGAAAATGCAACGCCGCAAAGAAGTTCAAGATCAACGGGTAGCAGAACGAAATCAAACTAAAGGATTAATTATTGTTAATACGGGGAACGGAAAAGGCAAAACCACCGCCGCATTAGGAATGGTGTTGCGTTCCCTCGGTCATGGCTATCGAGTCGCCATTATTCAATTTATTAAAGGTGCATGGGAACCCGCCGAAAAAGCCGTATTCAGTAAATGGCCTGAACAATTAGAATTTCATGCGTTAGGAGAAGGCTTTACTTGGGAAACCCAAGACCGAGATCGAGATATTGAAAAAGTACAGGAAGCGTGGAATTTAGCCCTTTCTTTTATTCAAAATCCTGAGTTTAAATTAATCTTACTCGATGAAATTAATGTAGCGATGAAATTGGGTTATTTACCTGTTGAAGAAGTTCTAGCTGGACTTGTACAGAAACCCCAAGATACTCATATTATTTTAACGGGTCGAGGGGCTCCTCAAGCCTTAATTGAACAAGCAGACCTCGTAACAGAAATGTCCCTGGTTAAGCATCCTTTCCGCGAACAAGGGATCAAGGCTCAACCTGGGATTGAATTTTAATAAGATAGTGGTAATTAAAAACCCGGTTTCTTAAAGAAACCGGGTTTTTGAGGTCATTCTATTTAACTGGCTAAATATTCCCGAACTTGAGCTTTGCGACGACGCAGATGGTTTAACGCTTGGTTTTCCAGTTGACGAACCCGTTCTCGGCTGATGTTCATGCGAACACCCACTTTAGACAGGGACATCTCCTTACCATCTTCTAACCCATACCGCAGGGTAATCACTTCCCGTTGTTGGGGGGTCAAGTCCGCCAGTAAATCTTTCAAGTCCTGACGCAGTAACTCTTGAGTCACAAACGTATCGGCGGAGGTGCTTTCATCTTCTAAGAGATCTTGCAGTTCCGTATCTTGATTATCTCCTACTCGCAAATCTAAAGACACCGGATGACGAGACGCCAACAAATAATCTCTAATTTGGGCGGGGTCTAACTCTAGCGCTTCTGCAATTTCGGCCGCCGTCGGGTTACGGCCTAATTTCTGCACTAAGTCCCGTTGAACTTTTTTAATTTTGTTCAATTTTTCGGTAATATGGATTGGCAGACGAATGGTGCGAGAATTTTGCGCGATCGCACGGGTAATCGCTTGGCGAATCCACCAATAGGCATAAGTCGAGAACTTATAACCCCGCATGGGATCAAATTTTTCCACACCTCGTTCTAAACCCAGGGTTCCTTCTTGGATTAAATCCAAGAATTCCATATTGCGTTTTTGGTATTTTTTAGCAATGGACACCACTAAACGCAAGTTCGCCTCAATCATTTTTTGCTTGGCGCGACGTCCTTGCTCCAGGGTGGTTTGAAGTGCAGCTTCGCTCATCCCCACCGCGTCAGACCACTCGTGCTGGCTCGGTTCCCGACCCAGTTTATCTGCGAGTCCGTCTTTCGCTTCCAACTGTTGCATCATCTGTTGCACTTGTTTGCCATAGGTGATTTCTTGTTCGCGTGTTAGCAAAGGGACGCGACCAATTTCGTGCAAATAGGTGCGAACGGTGTCAGTGGTGGCAGGTCGAGCGTTTTTGGAAGCCGCTTGATCTTTGTTTTTGGTGTTGACAGTTGGCATGGGTATGAATTACACTCCTAAAACAGAATTTACAGGGGTAGCAAATTTTCCTCCTCTATCTACAGGAGGTTTTACAGGACTGGACAACACAGGTTAAGTGGGTTTCAGTCGTAGGGCTGGTTCCAAATCTTGTCTTGCTCTGTAAAAAGTAAATGTGAATTCTGTCCTATCCGTCTTGTCGCTGCGATTGAATGGTGGTTGTCTAGGGTCTAGGGCTATATATTTCTTTTAGTGATCGTTTTTTCCTAGTTTTCCCTAAAGCTGAATAACTCCATCAGGCTGTTAGGTTGCCAACCGAGGCTCGGCTTAGACAGAGAATCAGTGTTGATTTTCCTCTTTTCTCTCCCGCTTCCTGATTCTAGGAAGCTTAAGATTGTTTACATAGATTTACATCTCTCAAAATTATGACATACAACTAGGGGTGAAAGTCAAGGGCTTCATGGGAGAATTTACCATTATAGCAACTTTTACTTTTGTTTGAATATTTTGATCATGCCCTATTTCTTTTGATAATACAACTGTAGTAATTGAGTAATAACCGAACTTGGGGTTATCGGTTATCAGTCATCAGTAGAGACGTGCCATGGCACGTCTCTACCAGTTATCAGTCATCAGTTATCAGTTATCAGTCATCAGTCATCAGTTATCAGTTTAGTCCGATTGTTAAAATCCTAAATCATCTTTTGCTAAAGCTGCTGCTTTTAATACCGTTTCATCTGACATTTCTTTCCAGTCGGTTTCTCCAATTTCTTGATAGAAGGTTTCATCATAGGGACGAGTTCTAACCACAACAGGCATGGGGACAGCATGACCTAAGACTAAAGCTTGTTGTTTAGAATCTAATTTGGATAACACAGACCGCAAACTTTGTGCCCCAGAAACCCCGGTAAAAATAGCATCAATATCTTTATCATCATTAAGTAAAGCCGTAATTCGGGTTCCCACTTGAGACATCACTTCCGCATCAATTCCAGAGGGACGTTGATCGACAATTAATAAGGTAACAAAATATTTTCGCATTTCTCGCGCAATGGTTCCAAAAATCGTTGAACGCACAATTGCAGGATCTAAAAAACGGTGAGCTTCTTCAATGGTAATCACTAACTGTGTCGGACGATCTACGGGATTTTTGGAAGCTAAAAAATTCTCGGCTTTTCTAACGTAAGCTTGGTGAATGCGGCGAGTAATCATGTTAGTGACTAACATATAAGATAGCATATCGGATTGAGAACCAAATTCAACAACTACATTTTTTCCCGCATCCAAAGATTGCAAAATTCGATCCACATAATTTGACGGACAAGTCGGACGCATATATTTTAAATTATCCATCCGCATTAATTTACGTTGCAGAGACATAATGGAACCTTTATGTCCTCGACGTTCATCACAAAACAGTTGGATTTCTTCATTGGTCATGGATAATAATTGCGTTATCCAATCTTTCCCAAACTCACTGCGAAGAATATTAGCATTATCAATTGTAGCTTCGGAAAGATTTAATTCCCGTTGCACTAACATAATATCTTCGACTTCAATTTGACTATAACTTAAATACAATTCTTGAGCGTCTTTAATCCCCCGTCGTCGGGTTGATTCAGGATCAAGAGTATACACTTCCACTTGACCTGGAAATAGTTGTCTTAACCCTTTAACGGTACTAAATTGTTTACCCTCTGATACGGCTTCCCAGCCATAT is from Planktothrix sp. FACHB-1365 and encodes:
- a CDS encoding alpha/beta fold hydrolase, giving the protein MSYIRKTLSLSTANLSYLEWNSAVNCSSDTNLLLLHGLADQALVWKKLGEKLSDRYHIIAPDMRGHGESSKPDKGYTFTEVIEDLEALMDHLNWSKAHILGHSWTGKMAAIWAKQNPERFNSMILVDPIFIMKLPGLFKLTLPLLYRQLDCLKLIGPFVSFEQAENQAKQLAQFAGWSDLQQELFEAGMEQKRDGTWGSKFGIPARNEIFEQVMEVPGLTENIKIPTLLIQPEKGVNRMDWQLKPYQQYLTQLKIERVAGNHWSFLVEPDCFNQTVEAFLKAQMMVK
- a CDS encoding ATP-dependent DNA helicase RecQ, translated to MQASTEWQQVKTAFKKIWGYDDFRPPQGEIIKSLLDYKDALIVMPTGGGKSICFQLPALLKTGLTLVISPLVALMENQVQELQDLKLPAALIHSQLLPQQRRNTLRLVEQNQLRLLYLSPETLLSSPVWSVISQPQVKINGLILDEAHCLVQWGDTFRPAYRRLGAIRATLLKLKPAGTKIAIAAFTATADPDAQAIIKQVLNLKNPQQFLLSPYRYNLELNVKTVCTPRGRQQQLIQFIKPRKNQTGLIYARTRKDCEELAQWLQTQNYSTVAYHAGLGSDERRKIEKDWLQEKIKFVVCSSAFGMGINKSNVRWVAHFQPPFLLSEYIQEVGRAGRDGQPAIALTIISEPTGFFYPEDKQRQNYLKENLQKQYQLANQLIKKLPLRGNIETVSEQFNNSAIALSILHAQGRLIWRDPFHYEMQSKPAKSTLDINNKAIQQMNQYLKTRQCRWQFLLQAFGFNLDQSLKKCGHCDRCKQKK
- the cobO gene encoding cob(I)yrinic acid a,c-diamide adenosyltransferase; its protein translation is METNIPESTLTAEKHRLKMQRRKEVQDQRVAERNQTKGLIIVNTGNGKGKTTAALGMVLRSLGHGYRVAIIQFIKGAWEPAEKAVFSKWPEQLEFHALGEGFTWETQDRDRDIEKVQEAWNLALSFIQNPEFKLILLDEINVAMKLGYLPVEEVLAGLVQKPQDTHIILTGRGAPQALIEQADLVTEMSLVKHPFREQGIKAQPGIEF
- a CDS encoding RNA polymerase sigma factor, RpoD/SigA family, which gives rise to MPTVNTKNKDQAASKNARPATTDTVRTYLHEIGRVPLLTREQEITYGKQVQQMMQQLEAKDGLADKLGREPSQHEWSDAVGMSEAALQTTLEQGRRAKQKMIEANLRLVVSIAKKYQKRNMEFLDLIQEGTLGLERGVEKFDPMRGYKFSTYAYWWIRQAITRAIAQNSRTIRLPIHITEKLNKIKKVQRDLVQKLGRNPTAAEIAEALELDPAQIRDYLLASRHPVSLDLRVGDNQDTELQDLLEDESTSADTFVTQELLRQDLKDLLADLTPQQREVITLRYGLEDGKEMSLSKVGVRMNISRERVRQLENQALNHLRRRKAQVREYLAS
- a CDS encoding ATP-binding protein — encoded protein: MTTEKPLGSVIQGSLTKGLEVRLHPDVSVEEMRVGKFLVVRGKRSHFFCLLTDVSLGTSSARIIANPPQPDDDFLQAILAGNSTYGTIELSPMLMLSREFSEEEELIRVATQQQKVGARSSRPQNNGKNGIAAIASFQPQTNSTEIELLPVKTIPVHFSQVHEASERDFRIIFGWEDDPTRRNFAIGKPLDMDVPICLDLDRFVERSNGVFGKSGTGKSFLTRLLLSGIIKKKAAVNLIFDMHSEYGWEAVSEGKQFSTVKGLRQLFPGQVEVYTLDPESTRRRGIKDAQELYLSYSQIEVEDIMLVQRELNLSEATIDNANILRSEFGKDWITQLLSMTNEEIQLFCDERRGHKGSIMSLQRKLMRMDNLKYMRPTCPSNYVDRILQSLDAGKNVVVEFGSQSDMLSYMLVTNMITRRIHQAYVRKAENFLASKNPVDRPTQLVITIEEAHRFLDPAIVRSTIFGTIAREMRKYFVTLLIVDQRPSGIDAEVMSQVGTRITALLNDDKDIDAIFTGVSGAQSLRSVLSKLDSKQQALVLGHAVPMPVVVRTRPYDETFYQEIGETDWKEMSDETVLKAAALAKDDLGF